The following proteins are co-located in the Paralichthys olivaceus isolate ysfri-2021 chromosome 2, ASM2471397v2, whole genome shotgun sequence genome:
- the LOC109643112 gene encoding odorant receptor 131-2-like produces MNSSSYNINVTILSYRESQGTAVAKNVLLLALGLTINYINCTLIHTFRKHEILYLNPRYILFIHLVLNDMIQLTITISLFFISYVFYKIQATLCCLIITLAVFTTLNTPLNLAAMAVECYIAICLPLQHAEFCNIKRTCIAIGWIWALNIVSALSDVFIVLATEPLRLRSTIFCERDNLFRHPIILEKREVSYVIYLICVWLTLLYAYFKIFLAAKAAKESKSGDGDAKKASKTILLHGFQLMLCMLTYLAHVIKDALLYLSPKHFVHVMFVSYIIIQVLPRFISPIVYGLRDKTFRQHLKKHLMFTLSSTIKPW; encoded by the exons ATGAATTCCTCCTCTTACAACATTAATGTGACGATACTGAGTTATCGAGAGTCTCAGGGCACAGCTGTGGCCAAAAACGTGCTCCTTCTGGCTCTTGGTCTGACCATCAACTACATCAATTGCACCCTGATTCACACCTTCAGAAAACACGAG aTACTTTACCTGAATCCTCGTTACATCTTATTCATCCACCTGGTGTTGAACGATATGATCCAGCTCACTATAACAATCAGCCTGTTTTTCATTAGTTACGTCTTCTACAAGATCCAAGCTACGCTCTGTTGCCTCATCATCACCCTTGCCGTCTTCACCACCCTCAACACGCCACTGAATTTAGCTGCCATGGCGGTGGAGTGCTACATCGCTATCTGTCTACCACTGCAACATGCTGAGTTCTGCAACATCAAAAGAACATGCATTGCCATCGGTTGGATTTGGGCCCTGAACATAGTTTCTGCTCTGTCAGATGTGTTTATCGTTCTGGCAACAGAGCCACTGCGTTTACGTTCTACTATTTTTTGTGAGAGAGATAACCTGTTCCGACACCCTATAATTTTAGAAAAGAGGGAGGTTTCCTATGTAATCTATCTGATCTGTGTTTGGTTGACTCTCCTCTACGCATACTTCAAGATCTTCTTGGCGGCTAAAGCTGCTAAAGAGAGTAAATCAGGGGATGGAGATGCAAAGAAGGCAAGTAAAACCATCCTGCTTCATGGCTTTCAGCTGATGCTGTGTATGCTGACCTATTTAGCCCATGTTATAAAGGATGCCCTGTTGTACTTGTCCCCCAAACATTTTGTACATGTAATGTTTGTTTCTTATATCATCATTCAGGTGTTACCCAGATTTATCAGTCCTATAGTGTATGGGCTACGAGACAAGACTTTCAGACAGCACCTGAAAAAGCACCTGATGTTTACACTGAGTTCAACCATCAAACCGTGGTGA
- the LOC109643111 gene encoding odorant receptor 131-2-like produces the protein MNLSSTNVTVFIQSRDSFTKAVTKNVIVVVLSISINYINAGLIHTFCKHQIFYMNPRYILFIHLVVNDMIQVTLTVTLFLISYTIYKLNVSVCCIFILIALFTTENTPLNLACMVVECYIAICIPLRHVQICTVKRTLMLIGLIWATSMLSVLPDLFITLATEPLDFFNSKVFCLRETVFPSALITKKRDITYTVFLVIVWLIIFYSYFRILFTVKTASKKNKKARNTILLHGFQLLLCMTTYVAPRLFSVLLQWFPQTYTDSVFAYYIIVQMLPRSISPIIYGVRDNTFRGYLKRYLLCRVSIN, from the exons ATGAACTTGTCATCCACCAACGTGACCGTGTTTATTCAGTCCCGAGACTCCTTCACTAAAGCTGTGACCAAGAACGTGATTGTTGTGGTTCTCAGCATCTCCATCAACTACATCAATGCAGGCCTCATTCACACCTTCTGCAAACACCAG ATCTTCTACATGAATCCTCGCTACATCCTATTCATTCACCTGGTCGTCAACGACATGATCCAAGTGACGTTGACCGTCACCCTGTTCCTCATCAGTTACACCATCTACAAACTCAATGTCTCCGTCTGCTGCATCTTTATCCTGATTGCTCTGTTCACCACAGAGAACACCCCTCTGAACCTGGCCTGCATGGTGGTCGAGTGCTACATCGCCATCTGCATCCCTCTTCGCCACGTGCAGATCTGCACCGTCAAGAGGACTCTGATGCTGATTGGTTTAATCTGGGCGACCAGCATGTTGTCAGTTCTTCCTGATCTTTTCATCACCTTGGCCACAGAGCCACTGGACTTCTTCAACTCCAAAGTGTTCTGTCTCAGAGAAACTGTCTTCCCAAGTGCACTCATTACCAAGAAGAGGGACATCACATACACAGTGTTTCTAGTCATAGTTTGGCTCATTATCTTTTATAGTTACTTCAGAATTCTGTTCACTGTAAAAACAGcgagcaaaaaaaacaagaaagccAGAAACACAATTCTCCTTCATGGAttccagctgctgctttgtATGACCACATATGTAGCCCCTCGGTTATTCAGTGTTTTGCTGCAATGGTTCCCTCAGACTTATACAGACTCTGTCTTtgcttattatattattgtgcAGATGCTGCCACGATCCATTAGTCCAATAATCTATGGCGTACGAGACAATACTTTCAGGGGGTATCTGAAGAGGTATCTGTTGTGTAGAGTTAGTATAAACTAA